The sequence below is a genomic window from Uranotaenia lowii strain MFRU-FL chromosome 2, ASM2978415v1, whole genome shotgun sequence.
ttcctcatcaggtgtgaggtcatgaacccattggtgattgtgaatttcgaaaggttacttgagcaaaatcttcatactagatttatgtctatataccatgtcctcatgtcaatgcaggtaaacccttcttcgtattctccaactcgtgtttgtagcccagactacgatcattcttctgtccagtttgatttgtctatgcagcaggaaattcatGGAATCCCAGTCTCGCATCgccctcttctgattccaagaattttcgaagctaaatatagacacgtcgatgctgataaaatgtactttaccgatggatctcttatagaggaaacaacaggatttggagtgttcaacgaaatatctagcgcctctcacagtcttcagccaccatgctctgtatatgtagcggagttatcagctattcactgggctttggacagtatcgcaTCACGGCCAGAtggacactactatattgtaacggatagtctgagctctgttgaagcaatccattcgataaaaccgggaaagcactcgccgtacttcctcgagaagatacggaataatttgagtgctttatcaaaacgtcgctttaccatcacctttgtttgggttccctctcattgctcgatagtgggcaatgagaaggcagactctctggcaaaggtgggagcgatggaaggcgacacgtatcaacgtgaaatcgtcttcagcgAATTTGAGTTTTCGTGAGCGTGAGTTTTCCTTCGAAGAAACGGTCACCAAACTCACGGAACTCTTCAGTACCCGGATTTCGCTCTTCAGCAAACGCTACAAGTGCTTTCAACTGCGGAAAATCGATGCTGATGATTTGGTGAGCTACGCTGGGATGGTGAACAAGGTCTGCGAGGATTTCGAATTGGCCAACTTAACGGCGGACCAATTCAAAAGCCTCATTTTCATCTGCGGTCTGCAATCAACGAAAGATGCAGACATACGAACGAGGCTACTGTCCAAATTGGAAGCAACTGGTCCGGAAGACGAATGCAGTCTCGAAATTCTGGTCAAGGATGCTCAACGACTGCAAAATTTGAAGCTCGACACGGCGATGGTTGAACAACATCAACAGGTGACTTCTGTCTGCACAGTCAAGCAGAAGAAGTTTCCAGTCAAACCATCCGGTTCACATTCAAAACCCATCAAGACTTCAACCAACCCAAAGACTCCATGCTGGCAGTGCGGCGGAATGCATTTTGTCCGCGACTGCAGCTATTCAAGCCACGTCTGCAGGGATTGCAAGCAAACCGGACACAAGGAAGGTTATTGTGATTGCTACAAACCGAAGCCGCAATCAAAAGCCAAGGTTTTCAAGAAGCGATCCGTGAAAGGTGTTTTTGCTGAAAACAACATCAACTGCGTGTCAAGCCGGAAGTTTCTCACTGTTCTCATCGATGGTTCTGCAGCAACGCTTCAGTTCGACACAGCAGCAGACATCACCATCATTTCGAAACATCAATGGAGCAAGAAACTCGGATCACCAGCACTTTCAGCAACAACACGCACCGCCACGACAGCTTCAGGTAAGCCCCTTCATCTTTTGGGTGAGGCCAAAGCTGAAGTGACACTAGGAGACATCCAGAAAACAGCGATCTATTACGTCACCGACAATCGTCTGGACCTTTTCGGTCTGGAATGGATTGACCTATTTGAGCTTTGGGACAAACCATTATCAGCGATATGCAATCAAGTCCAACTCGAATCTTCAAACTACATCCAGCGATACAAAGCTAAGTTTCCTGAGGTTTTCAAATCCACCCTGGGTCACTGTACGAAGACGAAGGTTCGATTGTACCTCAAGCCCAACGCTCAACCTGTTTTCAAGCCGAAACGTCCAGTGCCATTCACCTCCGTTGAGAAAATCGATTTGGAACTGGAACGCTTGCAAAAACTCAACATCATCACGCCTGTGGAATTTTCCCAGTGGGCGGCTCCAATTGTGGCTGTCAAGAAACCAGGAGGACGAATCCGAATTTGTGCCGACTACTCAACCGGTTTAAACGCTGCATTGGAACCGAACAACTATCCACTTCCGGTTCCCGATGATATCTTCAGCAAGCTCAACGGATGCAGATTCTTCAGTATCATCGATCTCAGCGACGCATATTTGCAAGTTGAGGTTGACGACGAATCGAAGCAACTTTTGACCATCAACACGCATCGTGGATTGTTCCGTTTCAACCGGCTCGCACCTGGGGTCAAGTCAGCTCCGGGAGCCTTTCAGCAGCTGATGAACACCATGATAGCCGGTCTGAAAGGTGTCGATTCTTTCCTGGACGATATTCTGGTCTACAGCCGAACCGAAGAGGAACATCGGAGCATTCTGGATGGATTGTTTATGCGATTGCAGGACTACGGTTTCCACCTGAGGGAGGAAAAATGCAATCTCATGCAGCGGCAAATTCGATACCTTGGGCACATTGTCAACGCCTCAGGTCTACGTCCCGATCCAGCCAAAGTCGAAGCTATTGTCAAGATGCCAGCACCAACCGATGTGAGTACCCTTCGTTCTTTTCTTGGTGCAGTGAACTTTTATGCGAAGTTTGTGCGCGAAATGCACACGCTACGCCGACCGCTTGATGCTCTGCTGAAACAAGATGTCAAATTTGAGTGGAATCAAGATTGCCAGAGGTCTTTCCGACGGTTCAAAGAGGTTCTACAGTCCGACTTGATGCTCACTCACTACGATCCTAACCTTGAAATCATCGTAGCAGCAGACGCATCCCAAACTGGAATCGGAGCTTGCATCCTTCACAAATTCCCAAACGGTGCATTCAAAGCTGTTGCTCATGCGTCTCGATCCCTCACTCAAGCCGAGAGACAGTATGGGCAAATCGAAAAAGAAGGACTCGCTCTGGTATTCGCTGTGACCAAATTTCATCGAATGCTTCTTGGTCGCAGGTTCCTGTTGCAAACGGATCACCAACCCCTTCTCCGAATATTTGGTTCCAAGAAGGGCATACCAGTTCACACGGCGAACAGACTGCAGCGGTGGGCTCTAGCACTGCTATGCTACGACTTCGAGATCCAGTACGTGTCCACATCTCAGTTTGGCTACGCAGATGTCCTTTCTCGCCTAATCGACAAACACTCAAAACCAGACGAAGAGTTTGTCATTGCATCGGTTCAGCTGGAAGAAGATGTGGAGATCCCGCTTCAAGAAGCCATCAGTTCGGTTCCCATCACATTCAAAATGGTAACCAACGCAACACTCAAGTGCCCCGTTCTTCAGCAAGTCAGTCAATTCATCGAAAACGGTTGGCCATCAAACATCTCCGAAATTGTTAACCCAGCAGTGAAGCCATTTTTCCCCCATCGTGATGCTCTCGCAATCATCAAGAACTGCATCATGATGTCGAATCGGTTAGTCATCCCAGAATTCTACCATCAACGGATTCTGAAACAACTTCATCGAGGTCATCCGGGAATGGAACGGATGAAAGCCCTAGCCCGAAGTCACGTTTACTGGCCGAAAATCGACGACGACATCTCAACGTTTGTGAGGAAATGTGAAATGTGTGCTGTTCATGCCAAATCCCCACCGAAAACTCCTCCTCAACCGTGGCCAGCAACACATTCTCCTTGGGAACGCATCCACATCGATTTTGCCGGTCCATTCAAAGGTCTCAACTTCCTGGTTGTGGTGGATGCCCATTCAAGATGGCCCGAGATCTGCACAATCAAATCAGCAACATCATCGGCAGTCATCGAGTTCCTGGATGAATTGTTCGCTCGTTTTGGGATTCCATCAACAATTGTTTCTGACAACGGCACCcaattcatttcgaaacaattcGAAAATTTCTGCGGGAGGAACGGTATTCAACATTTGCGAATTTCGCCTTATCATCCACAATCAAACGGTCAGGCTGAAAGGTTCGTGGATTCCCTCAAGAGGTCTTTGCTGAAAATCAACGACTGGCAAAACATCAACGAATCCCTTCAAACGTTCCTGCAAGTATACCGatcacccagacaaccatttggtgagtatttcgaatttgcaacgcaaatatacgtgcaaatatacgtgtaaacatatcgtatataatgtagcaaaaccagtatatacgtatcattttggaggccatataggtacattagcaaacatattcttgatttggattgtattaaattacgatttgcacgacttgtcatgcgcatcatttacgactaccctgattctttttggaatatactatgacaatttacatcatcatatagatgattgaggttgtaatatacgacatttttcgtaacaatatggaaagtttgacgacttatttggtcgtctattgcgacttgagtgcagggctctcattttccgtcagttgaataaaaataagattattttttatttttttgtgctttaaaccaattggtttattcatccccaaaaataataaaaataagattatttcaacgaaatgcgttttttgctgtcaaatttaagtttatatcgtacaaatttattatttgcctgctgatttttttcatgtttgtacctggacttgatccccggaccatacgatctgcagctcatgatggttcctcgacgctatctggaatatataaattcaaggggatttgcttcaaaggcattaaaccaaaagcaaatccgtatatttctataacttaaatcttttaaatcgtagaacatgtcatcgatgatctaaaaatagaccaacattttgatgCCTCCTTTAaaacgattccaatcatcgatgtcccattatcataaaattttattgaacttttttgtattcttttacgattgcccgcaaatacgttttacgaaaatcagacatgcgaattaatttgcaaaggtatacgattgcatgcacattattacgaatcaatacagttatatacgttttttatttcgaattattttatgcatagcacgacaaaatctttcagtcacggctgatcaccgtatatcggtcgtttcacggattttttgcgaattgtcgtacacaaaggtcgagttcatatgtacataaatacgagtctctcttcttgtcgtaataaaatcatgcaatgcttttaaatacgataaagaatatgcatgaaccgcacattgtaggtgcagatatacgaaaatgagtataaataacattctatacgatgtaatctgtaaaagaaaatacgacttctggttgtctgggcaaCTCCCAGTCGTGTCCTGAATGGTTCCACTCCAGCTGAGCTCATGATTGGCAGAAAAATCAGAACTATTCTGAATCTTCTGGATCATGACCAACCGAGACATCCGAAAGCAGATCAGGGATCACGACCACACAAACTAACAACTGGTGCTGCGGTGTATGCCAAACTATACCGCAACAATTCGTCTTGGAAGTGGGTTCCTGGAAAGATTCTTGAAGTGATTGGCAAAGTTAACTTCAACATCCTATTGAAAGAGCATCATGGCAGGCGGAAGCTGATACGTTCACACGTCGACCAGGTCAAGCTTCGGTATCCGGGTGATGTAAGTACTTCGGAGAGGCAGCCTACACCATTGAACATATTGGTCGATATGTTTGGACTTCAAGCCCGGCCAAGCCAACCATCTCCAACATCAAATGTTCCAGAACCTGAAGAAGATGATCCACAACCACCAGCCGGAGAATCAACTTTGGTCGATGTCGATGTTAGCATGGAAGACCAAAACGATTCTTTTGTTTCCCTCGAAGATGAACCAACACCTAGACGTCCCCGAAGGAACATCAGACTGCCTGAGAGATTAAACTCTTACCTGGTGTCCTGGAAATAAGGAGGGAGATATGTTACCACAGTAGGCATCGACTTATGCTACCGTGGATACCAGATCAACAAGTGAAAATTATTCATTCTTCGCCAGGCCCACGTGCTAGTAACACGCTACTCAATTGTTCTcttaaaagtaataaaatagTAATTAGTCTAAAAATCCAAGTATTGTTTCAATATAAAGAAATACTttatgtccaatcattgttccttagacgcggtactctatcgttttgatattgctggcagcaatctatgtggttgtggccaaggttaccatgacatcgagcatattgtttggtcgtgcgaggtccatcttgtcgccagaacgaattttatagactcccttagggcccgaggaaaaccaccctatgttccagtgagagatgtgctggctgtgatagacttggactacatgttcgaaatatatcttttcctaaaagctattgatcttcgtctataattctttctattttcacatttccctatctatcttctatcttttcttcaaaaagtgaactagatataagcacacaattgtaatcaaacaaaacgagtttggctccttaaagcctaaaggtatgagccgtttcaaataaagaaattacaaaaaaaaaaaaaaactcgggattaatgtttaatgttaaaaaaaaacatgttcaattACACAGAAACATGTCCACTGGAGTCCTCAATTTTCGTTCATTTATCTCTAGCACACTTTAGCAGTTTTCTTACATTatccaaattaaatttaaaattacattataGGCTCACATTTTTCGAGTGtctgaattttgttaattttgtatacgAATACGTATACGGAACACGAGATATGgctgaaaaatcaaagaatccAGCGCATCCCTATTTTGTGTGTTGATCTGCTTTTGCTTCAAATTAGCAGCTTTTGGTTCTTCGCCCATCAAATCACAGGTAACATAGACTGAGGAGCGAAGAACAGCAGAAAGCCGTTCGATCGTTCTCTTGAACCAAAGGAACCGTGCTGGGTGGTGGTTCAAAAAAGAGTCGAAAAACGGCTCGCAAAAGAGCGGCTCGAAAAAGAACGGCTCGAAAAAGAATGGCTCAAAAAAGAACCGCTCAAAAAAGAACCGCGACTCGCTCAACTCTGGTTTACAATCTGAACGGCAAGAGCGGAGTATGGAGAGCCgttcaatttgatcaaatacCTAAACGGCTCGGCTCGGATGCTCTGTTCGGTTTTTTCGAGCCGTCCTGTAGCTCTTTTTTAACCACCCACcaccagcgttgccagattggaaaccgctcaagtccgtagattctacgaaaatcgaaaaacgtACTGATTTGGGCCAAATAGTactgatgaccttttttttttttttggtcgttaggtagaattttgatttatccgcagaatcccttgagtTTATTCGattatccgtagaaaatccgtaggaaatgctgaaaatccgtagatttcgagcatcgatccgtagctccgtagaaatgctgaaaatccgtagaactacggagaaatccgtagatctggcaaggctgccCACCACCCACTTCGGTTCTTTTGGTTCGGGAGAGCGAACGAACGGATTTCTGCTGTTCTCCGCTCTTCAGTTTGTGTTGCTTGTTTGGTGATGGGAGAGCAACCAAGAGCTGTTTATTTGAACCGGCTCTTTTGGAAAGAACGAACGAACCGTGACTCGTTCGATTCGAAGAACGGACGGCTCTCCACTTTCCGCTCTTGCATATTGTAGCGGTTAAATATTTCAATCGGTGTTGAGCGGCGGGTCACGGTTCATTTTTGAACCGCGGCTCTTTTTTTAAGAGCCACGGGTCTTTCGTTCTTTTTGAAGAACCGGTTCAAATGAGCGGCTCTTGAGCGCTCGCGCATCACTAAGTTGAACAAAGCTCCCGATCCGGATGGCATCCTGCAGCAGTGAAAGCCGCGCTCATGGAACATCCCGAAATGTCCCGGTCATCACTGCTACAACAGTGCTCATGCCAAAACCGGGCAAACCACCAGGTGACCTATTAGCATATCGCCCGATATGTCTCCTGGATACTGTTGGAAACGTGCTAGTGAAGGTGGTCCAGGGCAGGATCCAGCTCTACACCGAAAGTGCGAACGGCCTATCCGAtaaacagttcggttttcggaaaggccgcagtacggtggatgccattcactgaaaatcgaaaatacccaaacttgagaactgccacccgccaaacctacCCAATTAATGCGGATCATTGTTGAACGAGAAATTTCGCGCGTAGGGTTGCGTTAGGAGTCAAAAATTGAGGTCTAAAATATCAACGTGCATAAGTCAAATCAGCTGATTGCACCGGTTGCCCACATACAAATGCAATCATGAGTATActatacaaaaaaacaaatgagtGAACATTTTAACGACTTTTCGCTCGCATGTATTGGTGATCCAAGCAGGCcagacaaaaaatattttcgcaacGGCCATTTTGACTCCAGCCTTCTTTACGAGAGCCATGAATTGCAAAAtggtaagttttaatttttaacgcGCAATAATGGGGTAAattcttattgaatttttcaatttatttgcagCTCAACATTTTCGGGAGGAGTACCTGCTGCTGGAAATCACCCGCCAGAGCCCATTATTCAAAACAGCAAACTGGGACAGGACTATCGTTTGCAGCCAGCCAGTAAGTTTTTAAGATAAGATTATTTCTTGTTTGATATTCATACTAGCGAATTAATTTTTCAGATGTTCTCCGGCCCACCTTACGTACTTCGCCGTACTCGGAAACTCCATTCATCAAGTGCCGGTTCTCAAACGAATGTTAGCTCCACTCCATCGTTGCcataaagtgtcaaaatttgatttgtgaaaTGTGCCTTCCCTTAAAGGCTTTAATAATGAATaaagagatattttgaaaaataaaatgttttttcgacaatttatttcaatttgaaaaacttcCTGAAATGACTCACCCATACATGCGCACATTTCCAGTATGCACGCACACATAAACACGAACCGAACACACCAATACCATGAAACCATGCCATATGTCAGCGAGAGCTGTCATTCTGAACCGGGAATGTCATTTCTACTGTATCGGTTGGGCCATTTTCCACTAGAAAACAATGGGACGGCTAGTAGGCGGCTAGTAGAATTCCTACTAATCTTTCTAGTGGTCCTACTACTCTTTTCCGTCAAAGGGtaagttcaagattgacaacttaagtttgtgaaaaaatcacagcttgccaataagccaaacttgtccttcaagcgaagaactgtttttttggggggtttttgttgtaagcgcatctgattctgttacctccatcgtgacagatttaggtttggggggtaagttcaaagcgaagaactgttttttttgggggataacttttattcccgcttcattcgcagaaagtctcacatatacgatgatgtagctgcctctctcaacaactcttcggtggtcgagcggttagcatcctgagatggtaatcgcaaagccattgcaggtatgAGTGCGATTCCTGAACctggcgatatttttttttattttgatttcccttttattgtggtatcagattttgggggatgagttctcctttaaaagcttaactttgagctatgccaccaatagccaaacctgtagggagggagtttcattcgggttggcggggaaagttctcaagtttgggtattttcgaggttcagtgttcGACGTGTCATCGAATGAGCAAACTGAAGAAGAGGGGAGTAGACCGGTTTTGCACAGTGGTCGCACTTGACgagaagaacgccttcaacagtgtcaggccgatgacatagtgagtgcgatacGATGCGAAACagcgaatgcgattcaatgcggcgaaccacatttgatggaaatgtatgtaaatcgcttaaacctgacatactcaacgcggcgaaacagatgtcaatttgttccgccgctcgagttcgcattggccgcgttcgccaattcgcatcgtATCGATcttactatgtcatcggcctcaattgggcagcgattgcgtcgtcgctcattcaTATGGGGATTCAGGCATATATCTGTAGAAcacacaattttcccgtatgtttggataacgtgccgctattaagcctacccccattctgatacctgattaCTTCCGTAACCTCCAATTACAGTacactcaggttttttttacgcggtatttggtcccgcgtaaaaaaaacccgcgtaaaaaaaaaccgcgttaattcgaaaatccgcgtaaaaaaaaccgcgttaattcgaaaatccgcgtaaaaaaaaaaccgcgttaattcgaaaatccgcgtaaaaaaaaacctcgttaattcgaacatccgcgtaaaaaaaccacGAATTTCGATAATCCacggaaaaaaaaccattttaattaaaaaattcgagcaaaaaagcacgttactaaaaaaatgcgaaagaaccatgattatttaaaaatttgcgtacaatgatagtttatttttaagataaaaaacaaaatcaattagatcgtctgatgtctcatgtctcaggtctcatgttccatgtctcatgtctcaggtctcatatcttaggtctcatgtctcatgtctcaggtctcatgtctcaggtctcatgtttcatgtctctggtctcatgtctcatgtctcaggtctcatatcttaggtctcatgtctcatgtctcaggtctcatatctcaggtctcatgtctcatgtcttttgtctcaggtctcatgtcttaggtctcatgtctcatgtctcatgtctcaggtctcatatctcaggtctcatgtctcatgtctcatgtctcaggtcccatgtctcaggttttatgtctcatgtctcaggtctcaggtctcatgtctcatgtctcatgtctcatgtctcaggtctcatgtctcaggtctcaagtctcaggtctcaggtctcatgtctcatatatcaggtctcatgtctcatgtctcatgtctcaagtctcatgtctcaggtctcat
It includes:
- the LOC129742815 gene encoding uncharacterized protein K02A2.6-like — translated: MVNKVCEDFELANLTADQFKSLIFICGLQSTKDADIRTRLLSKLEATGPEDECSLEILVKDAQRLQNLKLDTAMVEQHQQVTSVCTVKQKKFPVKPSGSHSKPIKTSTNPKTPCWQCGGMHFVRDCSYSSHVCRDCKQTGHKEGYCDCYKPKPQSKAKVFKKRSVKGVFAENNINCVSSRKFLTVLIDGSAATLQFDTAADITIISKHQWSKKLGSPALSATTRTATTASGKPLHLLGEAKAEVTLGDIQKTAIYYVTDNRLDLFGLEWIDLFELWDKPLSAICNQVQLESSNYIQRYKAKFPEVFKSTLGHCTKTKVRLYLKPNAQPVFKPKRPVPFTSVEKIDLELERLQKLNIITPVEFSQWAAPIVAVKKPGGRIRICADYSTGLNAALEPNNYPLPVPDDIFSKLNGCRFFSIIDLSDAYLQVEVDDESKQLLTINTHRGLFRFNRLAPGVKSAPGAFQQLMNTMIAGLKGVDSFLDDILVYSRTEEEHRSILDGLFMRLQDYGFHLREEKCNLMQRQIRYLGHIVNASGLRPDPAKVEAIVKMPAPTDVSTLRSFLGAVNFYAKFVREMHTLRRPLDALLKQDVKFEWNQDCQRSFRRFKEVLQSDLMLTHYDPNLEIIVAADASQTGIGACILHKFPNGAFKAVAHASRSLTQAERQYGQIEKEGLALVFAVTKFHRMLLGRRFLLQTDHQPLLRIFGSKKGIPVHTANRLQRWALALLCYDFEIQYVSTSQFGYADVLSRLIDKHSKPDEEFVIASVQLEEDVEIPLQEAISSVPITFKMVTNATLKCPVLQQVSQFIENGWPSNISEIVNPAVKPFFPHRDALAIIKNCIMMSNRLVIPEFYHQRILKQLHRGHPGMERMKALARSHVYWPKIDDDISTFVRKCEMCAVHAKSPPKTPPQPWPATHSPWERIHIDFAGPFKGLNFLVVVDAHSRWPEICTIKSATSSAVIEFLDELFARFGIPSTIVSDNGTQFISKQFENFCGRNGIQHLRISPYHPQSNGQAERFVDSLKRSLLKINDWQNINESLQTFLQVYRSPRQPFDQGSRPHKLTTGAAVYAKLYRNNSSWKWVPGKILEVIGKVNFNILLKEHHGRRKLIRSHVDQVKLRYPGDVSTSERQPTPLNILVDMFGLQARPSQPSPTSNVPEPEEDDPQPPAGESTLVDVDVSMEDQNDSFVSLEDEPTPRRPRRNIRLPERLNSYLVSWK